The proteins below come from a single Triticum aestivum cultivar Chinese Spring chromosome 5D, IWGSC CS RefSeq v2.1, whole genome shotgun sequence genomic window:
- the LOC123123204 gene encoding uncharacterized protein, producing the protein MNYQRIPASSVRHSKRHINQLDGVICSCAKQDDYAINRYRTRTLLPSFATVVSCSSTASTCDGHELHMNSLLCHIIGIERSTEASNLAVLTTSPEIQTASAPAEVVSRVFLIADHAVETHKPYGCFCFVTFSDLQIDPLMDLSFHSPTSNTQFLGNEDRSAAHAQCWT; encoded by the exons ATGAATTACCAAAGGATACCAGCGAGCAGCGTCCGGCACTCCAAGCGTCACATCAACCAACTTGATG GTGTTATCTGTTCATGTGCAAAGCAGGACGATTACGCCATCAACAGGTACCGGACACGGACTCTTCTGCCCTCCTTTGCCACTGTTGTGTCATGTTCGAGCACGGCATCAACTTGTGACGGACACGAACTCCACATGAACTCCCTCCTTTGCCACATAATAGGCATCGAGCGCTCTACGGAAGCATCCAATCTCGCTGTTCTAACAACTTCGCCGGAAATACAGACCGCCAGTGCTCCAGCTGAG GTTGTTTCTCGAGTATTTCTTATTGCAGACCATGCTGTAGAGACACACAAACCGTACGGCTGCTTTTGCTTTGTTACATTTTCAGATCTGCAG ATAGATCCGCTGATGGATTTAAGTTTTCATTCACCAACTTCAAATACTCAATTCCTTGGAAATGAGGATCGTTCTGCAGCTCAT